The Lysobacter enzymogenes genome window below encodes:
- a CDS encoding N-acetylmuramoyl-L-alanine amidase, whose protein sequence is MPPMNFALAPLPYETRLDARDPAAIDLVVIHCTELPDLATAREYGERVLYPASGTGNSGHYYIDRDGATLRYVAEDRIAHHVRGYNPRSLGIELVNTGRYPHWLDSRHQAMDEAYPPAQVEALLALLADLRARLPSLRWIAGHEDLDTACIEASDDAAVQVPRKRDPGPQFPWPRVMERCGLERLRPEAR, encoded by the coding sequence ATGCCGCCCATGAATTTCGCCCTCGCGCCCCTGCCCTACGAAACCCGGCTGGACGCGCGCGATCCGGCCGCGATCGATCTGGTCGTGATCCATTGCACCGAGCTGCCGGACCTGGCCACGGCGCGCGAGTACGGCGAACGCGTGCTCTACCCGGCCTCCGGCACCGGCAACAGCGGCCACTACTACATCGACCGCGACGGCGCGACCCTGCGCTACGTCGCCGAGGACCGCATCGCCCACCACGTGCGCGGCTACAACCCGCGTTCGCTCGGGATCGAGCTGGTCAACACCGGGCGCTATCCGCACTGGCTGGATTCGCGCCACCAGGCCATGGACGAGGCGTATCCGCCGGCGCAGGTCGAGGCCTTGCTGGCGCTGCTCGCCGACCTGCGCGCGCGCCTGCCGTCGCTGCGCTGGATCGCCGGGCACGAAGACCTCGACACGGCCTGCATCGAAGCCAGCGACGACGCGGCCGTGCAGGTGCCGCGCAAGCGCGATCCCGGCCCGCAGTTTCCATGGCCGCGGGTGATGGAGCGCTGCGGCCTGGAACGGCTGCGTCCCGAGGCGCGATAA
- the tesB gene encoding acyl-CoA thioesterase II has product MPSSPVSELIELLSLERLEDNLFRGQSRDIGTKYVFGGQVLGQALSAAQATLDSPRAAHSLHAYFLKAGDIEAPIVYQADRTRDGGSFSVRRVTAIQHGQPIFFLAASFQVEQDGGEHQLSMPEVPKPEDIAPAPPVPPEVMATLPNKVQRWLSRQGPFEFRHVYPRDELNPPKRPPYQQVWFRLSERVGDAPELHRALLAYASDFHLLGTATFPHGISYYQPNVQMASLDHALWFHRPFRADEWLLYSIDSPSAQGARGLARGQIYDRDGRLVASTAQEGLIRVVQDPAAATHVPAKE; this is encoded by the coding sequence ATGCCGTCCTCCCCCGTTTCCGAACTGATCGAACTGCTGTCGCTGGAACGGCTCGAAGACAATCTGTTCCGCGGCCAGAGCCGCGACATCGGCACCAAGTACGTGTTCGGCGGACAGGTGCTCGGCCAGGCGCTGTCGGCCGCGCAGGCCACCCTGGATTCGCCGCGCGCGGCGCATTCGCTGCACGCGTATTTCCTCAAGGCCGGCGACATCGAAGCGCCGATCGTCTATCAGGCCGACCGCACCCGCGACGGCGGCAGCTTCTCGGTGCGCCGGGTCACCGCGATCCAGCACGGCCAGCCGATCTTCTTCCTCGCCGCGTCGTTCCAGGTCGAACAGGACGGCGGCGAGCATCAGCTGTCGATGCCGGAAGTGCCCAAACCCGAGGACATCGCGCCGGCGCCGCCGGTGCCGCCGGAGGTCATGGCGACGCTGCCGAACAAGGTGCAGCGCTGGCTCTCGCGGCAGGGGCCGTTCGAGTTCCGCCACGTGTATCCGCGCGACGAGCTCAACCCGCCCAAGCGGCCGCCGTATCAGCAGGTGTGGTTCCGCCTCAGCGAACGCGTCGGCGACGCGCCGGAGCTGCATCGCGCGCTGCTGGCCTACGCGTCGGATTTCCATCTGCTCGGCACCGCCACGTTTCCGCACGGCATCAGCTATTACCAGCCCAACGTGCAGATGGCGTCGCTCGATCACGCGCTGTGGTTCCATCGCCCGTTCCGCGCCGACGAGTGGCTGCTGTATTCGATCGACAGCCCCAGCGCGCAGGGCGCGCGCGGCCTCGCGCGCGGGCAGATCTACGACCGCGACGGCCGGCTGGTGGCCAGCACCGCGCAGGAAGGCCTGATCCGCGTCGTGCAGGATCCGGCCGCGGCCACGCACGTACCGGCGAAGGAATGA
- a CDS encoding MOSC domain-containing protein — translation MTVLPPADSALGKLMAALPRPGRIEWIGLRPARGVAMREVDEALAETGKGLAGDRYQGASGKRGITLIQAEHLPAVAALAGLDAVAPATLRRNVVVSGLPLIALKGRRFRLGSALLEITESCDPCSLMEAALGPGGYNAMRGHGGWCARIVEGGALRRGDALTVVSDAAA, via the coding sequence ATGACCGTTTTGCCCCCCGCCGACTCCGCGCTAGGAAAGCTGATGGCCGCCTTGCCGCGGCCGGGCCGGATCGAGTGGATCGGCCTGCGCCCGGCGCGCGGCGTGGCGATGCGCGAGGTCGACGAGGCGCTGGCCGAGACCGGCAAGGGCCTGGCCGGCGACCGTTACCAGGGCGCCAGCGGCAAGCGCGGGATCACCCTGATCCAGGCCGAGCATCTGCCGGCGGTCGCGGCCCTGGCCGGGCTCGACGCGGTCGCGCCGGCGACGCTGCGGCGCAACGTGGTGGTGTCGGGCCTGCCGCTGATCGCGCTGAAGGGGCGCCGCTTCCGTTTGGGCTCGGCGCTGCTGGAGATCACCGAATCCTGCGATCCGTGCTCGCTGATGGAAGCCGCGCTCGGTCCGGGCGGCTACAACGCGATGCGCGGGCACGGCGGCTGGTGCGCGCGGATCGTCGAAGGCGGCGCGCTGCGGCGCGGCGATGCGTTGACGGTCGTGAGCGATGCCGCAGCTTGA
- a CDS encoding ATP-grasp domain-containing protein, with translation MNTPVTWAIQTNFIADDQIRRVWSAAEDAGARVQEVLVIPFSDELGNEVPPLEGVVVPYGATKLTRLAQTRGWRGLCFDEAAFRVDAWNRHRDDMLNQHVRQMSVRECMAAMQDEDEDSVWFVRPVQDLKHFDGTVTVAKEIRRWMSSVDSGNYSFDAETEVIVAPVQTLHGEWRFFVVDGRVVDGSSYRIAGQRMANAVARPELYAIAQALADGWLPHRTCVMDVVLTEAGYKVIEFNTFNSSGFYAHDIEKIVAAVTAHFAARA, from the coding sequence ATGAACACGCCGGTCACCTGGGCCATCCAGACCAACTTCATCGCCGACGACCAGATCCGCAGAGTCTGGTCCGCCGCCGAGGACGCCGGCGCGCGCGTGCAGGAAGTGCTCGTCATCCCGTTCTCCGACGAACTCGGCAACGAAGTGCCGCCGCTCGAAGGCGTGGTGGTTCCCTACGGCGCGACCAAGCTCACCCGGCTCGCGCAGACGCGCGGCTGGCGCGGCCTGTGTTTCGACGAGGCCGCGTTCCGCGTCGACGCCTGGAACCGCCATCGCGACGACATGCTCAACCAGCACGTGCGGCAGATGAGCGTGCGCGAGTGCATGGCGGCGATGCAGGACGAGGACGAAGACAGCGTGTGGTTCGTGCGGCCGGTGCAGGACCTCAAGCATTTCGACGGCACCGTGACCGTGGCCAAGGAGATCCGGCGCTGGATGAGCAGCGTGGATTCGGGCAACTACAGCTTCGACGCCGAAACCGAGGTGATCGTCGCGCCGGTGCAGACACTGCACGGCGAGTGGCGTTTCTTCGTGGTCGACGGCCGCGTGGTCGACGGCTCGTCCTACCGCATCGCCGGCCAGCGCATGGCCAATGCGGTGGCGCGGCCGGAGTTGTACGCGATCGCGCAGGCTCTGGCCGACGGCTGGCTGCCGCACCGCACCTGCGTCATGGACGTGGTGCTGACCGAGGCGGGCTACAAGGTGATCGAGTTCAACACCTTCAACTCGTCCGGTTTCTACGCGCACGACATCGAGAAGATCGTCGCCGCGGTGACGGCGCACTTCGCGGCGCGGGCATGA
- a CDS encoding TolB family protein: MPRFLPCVLSCALLATLAGAAPAAPAPAIPTLRLISQSYGQPSESRNAERPALSANGRYVAFVSGASDLTSRADDNGYKDVFVYDTVCREAERVSLSQYGLDRGVSDFAPSISANGRYVSFTSASPMLPGDPSPGRSDVFLYDRGTNELKRLGPPALLPDADIEYNTLNGYSLSSSVSADGRYVAFSSNYRGLVSGPGSTSQQIYLYDIAAGTYVRASNTPSGGLPSMSSMNPRLSADGNRVLFFSSSMDLLPNPVNSSPHAYVYDRRTGAIDLVDRPPGALPSPPTVVGSNGRPQTESEPLMSISGDGRYVAFASNATDLLAGVNSDSGRSVVYVRDTVAQTLTAITFADPNHRDRMPALDYDGGLVAYNSWNIDYQPGEKMSGIYLREVAGGVPVLLTRGNPGGRVVPENGVSQRATISSDGLRVAFESSSSNLMPGITSGAVYLADFAAPAGLDATPPACAR, encoded by the coding sequence ATGCCGCGCTTCCTGCCTTGCGTACTTTCCTGCGCCCTGCTCGCCACGCTCGCCGGCGCCGCGCCCGCCGCGCCGGCGCCGGCCATCCCGACCCTGCGCCTGATCAGCCAGTCCTACGGCCAACCGTCCGAATCGCGCAACGCCGAACGCCCCGCGCTCAGCGCCAACGGCCGCTACGTCGCCTTCGTTTCCGGCGCCAGCGATCTGACTTCGCGCGCCGACGACAACGGCTACAAGGACGTGTTCGTCTACGACACGGTCTGCCGCGAGGCCGAGCGCGTCAGCCTCTCGCAGTACGGCCTGGACCGGGGCGTGTCCGATTTCGCCCCGTCGATCAGCGCCAACGGCCGCTATGTCAGCTTCACCTCGGCCTCGCCGATGCTGCCCGGCGATCCCAGCCCGGGCCGCTCCGACGTGTTCCTGTACGACCGCGGCACCAACGAGCTCAAGCGCCTCGGCCCGCCCGCGCTGCTGCCAGACGCGGACATCGAATACAACACGCTCAACGGTTATTCGCTGAGCTCGTCGGTGAGCGCGGACGGACGCTACGTCGCGTTCTCGTCGAACTACCGCGGCCTGGTGTCGGGCCCCGGCAGCACCAGCCAGCAGATCTATCTCTACGACATCGCCGCCGGCACCTACGTGCGCGCCAGCAACACGCCCAGCGGCGGCCTGCCGTCGATGAGCAGCATGAATCCGCGTCTGAGCGCCGACGGCAACCGCGTTCTGTTCTTCAGCAGCAGCATGGATCTGCTGCCCAACCCGGTGAACAGTTCGCCGCACGCCTACGTCTACGACCGCCGCACCGGCGCCATCGATCTGGTCGACCGACCGCCCGGCGCGCTGCCGTCGCCCCCGACCGTCGTCGGCAGCAACGGCCGGCCGCAAACGGAATCCGAGCCGCTGATGTCGATCAGCGGCGATGGCCGCTATGTGGCCTTCGCCAGCAACGCCACCGATCTGCTCGCCGGCGTCAACAGCGACAGTGGGCGCTCGGTGGTGTACGTGCGCGATACCGTCGCCCAGACCCTCACCGCGATCACCTTCGCCGACCCGAACCATCGCGACCGCATGCCCGCGCTGGATTACGACGGCGGCCTGGTCGCGTACAACTCCTGGAACATCGATTACCAGCCCGGCGAAAAGATGTCCGGCATCTACCTGCGCGAAGTCGCTGGCGGCGTCCCGGTGCTGCTGACCCGCGGCAACCCGGGCGGCCGGGTCGTGCCCGAGAACGGGGTCAGCCAGCGCGCCACGATCAGCTCCGACGGGCTTCGCGTCGCGTTCGAGTCCTCGTCCAGCAACCTGATGCCGGGCATCACCTCCGGCGCGGTCTATCTGGCCGATTTCGCCGCCCCCGCCGGGCTGGACGCCACGCCCCCCGCCTGCGCGCGCTGA
- a CDS encoding RNA polymerase sigma factor produces MNADALHSLIGHDLPLASRGDTAAYSRIVGACQNSITAIALAMVRDVQASEDIAQEAFLSAWQNIRALHNPASFLPWLRQITRNLARDHLRGRGRQPREAEDAELAIELAADPAPGAIERLLDAERARVAAELISALPDESREALLLYYREGQSSQQVAALLGLSDAAVRKRLSRARGAVREELMQRFAVFARASAPSVGFTTAVASALGLLAPPSIATAALVGGAAGSGLAGKLGLGAASASGGAAGGGALALLQQAAAPAAAHPLGQGMQATLYAFARGADIGAIAGGVAGGAIVGYAMTRYLFAYAADREERRRIVSMMVWLFATAAASCLGLLAVMTASRGWLAPGAFTVLFAAFSTWQALVWMPRRLEPMFARIRRQTGRDPRQAPRYRWLLGPQAMVWSNVLLLSMMAMVLYRDGRFG; encoded by the coding sequence ATGAACGCCGACGCCCTGCACTCGCTGATCGGCCACGACCTGCCGCTGGCCTCGCGCGGCGACACCGCGGCCTATTCGCGCATCGTCGGCGCCTGCCAGAACTCGATCACCGCGATCGCCCTGGCGATGGTGCGCGACGTCCAGGCCAGCGAGGACATCGCCCAGGAAGCCTTCCTCAGCGCCTGGCAGAACATCCGCGCACTGCACAACCCGGCCAGCTTCCTGCCGTGGCTGCGCCAGATCACCCGCAACCTCGCCCGCGACCACCTGCGCGGGCGCGGGCGCCAGCCGCGCGAGGCCGAGGATGCCGAGCTGGCGATCGAACTGGCCGCCGATCCCGCGCCCGGCGCGATCGAGCGCCTGCTCGACGCCGAACGCGCCCGGGTCGCGGCCGAGCTGATCTCGGCGCTGCCCGACGAAAGCCGCGAAGCGCTGCTGCTGTATTACCGCGAAGGCCAAAGCTCGCAACAGGTCGCCGCCCTGCTCGGGCTCAGCGACGCGGCGGTGCGCAAGCGCCTGTCGCGCGCGCGCGGCGCGGTACGCGAGGAGCTGATGCAGCGCTTCGCCGTGTTCGCCCGCGCCAGCGCGCCGTCGGTCGGCTTCACCACCGCGGTGGCCTCGGCGCTGGGCCTGCTGGCGCCGCCGTCGATCGCCACCGCGGCCTTGGTCGGCGGTGCGGCCGGCTCGGGCTTGGCCGGCAAGCTCGGCCTCGGCGCGGCCAGCGCCAGCGGCGGCGCGGCCGGCGGCGGCGCGCTGGCGCTGCTGCAACAGGCCGCCGCGCCGGCCGCCGCGCATCCGCTCGGGCAAGGCATGCAGGCGACGCTGTATGCGTTCGCGCGCGGGGCGGACATCGGCGCCATCGCCGGCGGCGTGGCCGGCGGCGCGATCGTCGGCTACGCCATGACCCGCTACCTGTTCGCTTACGCCGCCGACCGCGAGGAGCGCCGCCGCATCGTCTCGATGATGGTCTGGCTGTTCGCGACCGCGGCCGCGAGTTGCCTCGGCCTGCTCGCGGTCATGACGGCCAGCCGCGGCTGGCTGGCGCCGGGCGCGTTCACCGTGCTGTTCGCGGCGTTCTCGACCTGGCAAGCCCTGGTGTGGATGCCGCGCCGGCTCGAACCGATGTTCGCGCGCATCCGCCGCCAGACCGGCCGCGACCCGCGGCAGGCCCCGCGCTACCGCTGGCTGCTGGGTCCGCAGGCGATGGTGTGGAGCAACGTCTTGCTGCTGTCGATGATGGCGATGGTGCTGTATCGCGACGGCCGCTTCGGCTGA
- a CDS encoding EF-hand domain-containing protein translates to MTRIPLFLAAITAAAMFAGAATAVFASPQAAGPGAGAGPDGAQRPRMKIDANGDGVISREEAAKFPRLAEHFDELDKNHDGKLDASERPQRRGGREHGGRHGGPGGAAKLDSDGDGRISQAEAAKSPRLAQNFAKIDSNKDGYIVRSELRAYFERERPKFEAERAKRFDAKFAEADLNHDGKLSKIEVQEKMPRLATQFAFLDENRDGFLSKTELKPDWRR, encoded by the coding sequence ATGACCCGTATCCCGCTGTTTCTCGCCGCGATCACCGCGGCCGCCATGTTCGCCGGCGCGGCGACCGCCGTGTTCGCTTCGCCGCAGGCCGCCGGCCCCGGCGCGGGCGCAGGCCCCGACGGCGCGCAGCGCCCGCGCATGAAGATCGACGCCAACGGCGACGGCGTGATCTCGCGTGAGGAAGCGGCCAAGTTCCCGCGCCTGGCCGAGCATTTCGACGAACTCGACAAGAACCACGACGGCAAGCTCGACGCCAGCGAACGCCCGCAGCGGCGCGGCGGGCGCGAGCACGGCGGCCGCCACGGCGGGCCGGGCGGCGCGGCCAAGCTCGACAGCGACGGCGACGGCCGCATCAGCCAGGCCGAAGCGGCCAAGTCGCCGCGGCTGGCGCAGAACTTCGCCAAGATCGACAGCAACAAGGACGGCTACATCGTGCGCAGCGAACTGCGCGCGTACTTCGAACGCGAACGCCCCAAGTTCGAGGCCGAGCGCGCCAAGCGCTTCGACGCCAAGTTCGCCGAAGCCGACCTCAACCACGACGGCAAGCTCAGCAAGATCGAAGTGCAGGAAAAAATGCCGCGGCTGGCTACGCAGTTCGCCTTCCTCGACGAGAACCGCGACGGTTTCCTGAGCAAGACCGAACTCAAGCCGGATTGGCGGCGCTGA
- a CDS encoding arginyltransferase has protein sequence MGTQPQPDSDDLRLFHTGEHACGYWPERIARDLVLDPRDPRDPRLRDWYPHALGWGFRRSGDIVYRPHCSGCRACVAVRIPVERFVPDRGQRRCLARNAQVEMRVHRAERTPEQLALYKRYLASRHAGGGMDGHGAIEFDQFLIGSWSENRFLELREAGHGRLLAVAVTDVVDDALSAVYTFYDPDFADRSLGTLAILRQIEWARRERRRHLYLGYWIAGHPKMDYKRRFRPLEAFDGRDWRVFTHS, from the coding sequence ATGGGCACGCAACCGCAGCCGGACAGCGACGACCTCCGCCTGTTTCACACCGGCGAGCACGCCTGCGGCTATTGGCCCGAGCGCATCGCCCGCGACCTGGTGCTCGACCCGCGCGACCCGCGCGACCCGCGCCTGCGCGACTGGTATCCGCACGCGCTGGGCTGGGGCTTCCGCCGTTCCGGCGACATCGTCTACCGCCCGCATTGCAGCGGCTGCCGCGCCTGCGTCGCGGTGCGCATCCCGGTCGAACGTTTCGTACCCGACCGCGGCCAGCGCCGCTGCCTGGCGCGCAACGCGCAGGTGGAAATGCGCGTGCACCGCGCCGAGCGCACGCCCGAGCAACTGGCGCTGTACAAGCGCTACCTCGCCTCGCGCCACGCCGGCGGCGGCATGGACGGCCACGGCGCGATCGAGTTCGACCAGTTCCTGATCGGCAGCTGGAGCGAGAACCGCTTCCTGGAACTGCGCGAAGCCGGCCACGGCCGCCTGCTCGCGGTCGCGGTCACCGACGTGGTCGACGACGCGCTGTCGGCGGTCTACACCTTCTACGACCCCGACTTCGCCGACCGCAGCCTCGGCACCCTGGCGATCCTGCGCCAGATCGAATGGGCGCGGCGCGAGCGCCGCCGCCACCTGTACCTGGGTTACTGGATCGCCGGCCATCCGAAGATGGACTACAAGCGCCGGTTCCGACCGTTGGAGGCCTTCGATGGCCGCGATTGGCGGGTTTTTACACATTCGTAA
- a CDS encoding endonuclease/exonuclease/phosphatase family protein has product MSRLLLPCAALAAALLAGCTQVNVHGDPQAYVRAQNEAAAPARLRVATYNTSLYDEADGGLIRRLEAGDDNARKIAAVLQRVRPDLVLLNEFDYDPQQRAAELFQRDYLEVAQPGGGDALRYPYRYLAPVNTGVPSGLDLDGDGQSSDAARSDRARGNDAWGYGLHPGQYGMLVLSKYPIDAAAVRSFQTFRWANLPNARQPRDPSTGKPWYSPTVWPQMRLSSKSHWDVPVQTPFGVLHFLAAHPTPPVFDGPEDRNGARNHDEIALWARYLDGGSPSWLCDDQGRCGGLAGDARFVIVGDMNADPVDGDGVPGAIKQLLDHPRVDSTHVPRSEGASERARGYGFARKGDIATHTGDFGPKAGTLRLDYVLPSRGWKVEGTGVFWPKAGTEESKVSEASDHHLVWVDLAK; this is encoded by the coding sequence ATGTCCAGACTCCTCCTTCCCTGCGCCGCGCTCGCCGCGGCCCTGCTCGCGGGCTGCACGCAAGTGAACGTCCACGGCGATCCCCAGGCTTACGTGCGCGCCCAGAACGAAGCCGCGGCGCCGGCGCGGCTGCGCGTGGCCACCTACAACACCTCGCTCTACGACGAAGCCGACGGCGGCCTGATCCGCCGCCTCGAAGCCGGCGACGACAACGCGCGCAAGATCGCCGCGGTGCTGCAACGGGTGCGCCCGGACCTGGTCCTGCTCAACGAATTCGACTACGACCCGCAGCAGCGCGCGGCCGAACTGTTCCAGCGCGACTACCTCGAAGTCGCCCAGCCCGGCGGCGGCGACGCGCTGCGCTATCCCTACCGCTACCTCGCGCCGGTCAACACCGGCGTGCCGAGCGGCCTGGACCTCGACGGCGACGGCCAGTCCAGCGACGCCGCGCGCAGCGACCGCGCGCGCGGCAACGACGCCTGGGGCTACGGCCTGCACCCGGGCCAGTACGGCATGCTGGTGCTGTCGAAGTACCCCATCGACGCCGCCGCGGTGCGCAGCTTCCAGACCTTCAGGTGGGCGAACCTGCCGAACGCGCGCCAGCCGCGCGACCCGTCGACCGGCAAGCCGTGGTATTCGCCGACGGTGTGGCCGCAGATGCGCCTGTCGTCGAAATCGCATTGGGACGTGCCGGTGCAAACGCCGTTCGGCGTGCTGCACTTCCTCGCCGCGCACCCGACCCCGCCGGTGTTCGACGGCCCCGAAGACCGCAACGGCGCGCGCAATCACGACGAGATCGCGCTGTGGGCGCGCTACCTCGACGGCGGCTCGCCGTCGTGGCTGTGCGACGACCAGGGCCGCTGCGGCGGCCTCGCCGGCGACGCGCGCTTCGTCATCGTCGGCGACATGAACGCCGACCCGGTCGACGGCGACGGCGTGCCCGGCGCGATCAAGCAACTGCTCGACCACCCGCGCGTGGATTCCACCCACGTGCCGCGCAGCGAAGGCGCGAGCGAACGCGCGCGCGGCTACGGCTTCGCGCGCAAGGGCGACATCGCCACCCACACCGGCGACTTCGGCCCGAAGGCCGGAACGCTGCGGCTGGACTACGTGCTGCCGTCGCGCGGCTGGAAGGTCGAGGGTACGGGCGTGTTCTGGCCGAAGGCCGGGACGGAGGAATCGAAGGTGTCCGAGGCCAGCGATCATCATTTGGTGTGGGTGGATTTGGCGAAGTGA
- a CDS encoding SMI1/KNR4 family protein, whose amino-acid sequence MSDAAALAELERWYGAPLAAPLRAFVLAWGGREVGDVRFYSTDEIVERNLTYESREYCPGYLTLGDDGGGRAVVVHGALVPPTVFVVGHGSMSEADFVAVGAQLGGWLDGGCPVD is encoded by the coding sequence ATGAGCGACGCGGCGGCGCTGGCCGAACTCGAGCGCTGGTACGGCGCGCCGCTGGCCGCGCCGCTGCGCGCGTTCGTGCTCGCTTGGGGTGGCCGCGAAGTCGGGGACGTACGGTTCTATTCGACCGACGAAATCGTCGAACGCAATCTGACGTACGAAAGCCGCGAGTACTGCCCGGGCTACCTCACCCTCGGCGACGACGGCGGCGGGCGCGCGGTCGTGGTGCACGGCGCGCTGGTTCCGCCGACGGTGTTCGTCGTGGGCCACGGCAGCATGAGCGAAGCCGATTTCGTCGCCGTGGGCGCGCAGCTCGGCGGCTGGCTCGACGGCGGTTGTCCGGTCGATTGA